Proteins from one Corynebacterium testudinoris genomic window:
- a CDS encoding CCA tRNA nucleotidyltransferase, translated as MTFADAPLTPLALLSRAEKTIVGLSPVLSDLVAAFAARDVPLYLVGGSVRDAVLDRLGDDLDFTTPARPDLILEILNGWTDTVWDTGIDFGTISAVKYGQQVEITTFRSDTYDGQSRNPAVMFGDTLEGDLIRRDFRCNAMAVELSLIDGALEGRFHDPLGGLDDVISHCLDTPDAPEISFNDDPLRMLRAARFVSQLGFGVTDRVRSAMTDMAGQIERITVERIQVELDKLMLGAAPWAGMNLLVNTGIAGYVFPEIPAMQAMQDEHRQHKDVYAHSMQVLRQAIDQEEDGPDLVLRWAALLHDSGKPATRSFEDGRVSFHHHEVVGSKLVRKRLRTLKYPKHVTSDISQLVYLHMRFHGFGEGQWTDSAVRRYVTDAGELLPRLHKLVRADCTTRNQKKAARLQRTYDHLEERIADIAAKEDLARVRPDLDGNEIMDLLSLPPGPEVGKAWAFMKELRLERGPLEREVAIAELRQWWEAEQSHREEGQ; from the coding sequence GTGACTTTTGCGGACGCTCCACTGACCCCCCTGGCCCTGTTATCGCGGGCTGAGAAGACCATCGTCGGGCTGTCCCCGGTGCTGTCCGATTTGGTGGCGGCGTTCGCGGCAAGGGATGTTCCTCTATATCTCGTCGGTGGTTCCGTGCGCGACGCGGTCCTCGACCGGTTGGGCGATGATCTCGATTTCACCACTCCTGCCCGCCCCGACCTCATCCTGGAGATCCTCAACGGCTGGACTGACACCGTGTGGGACACGGGCATTGACTTTGGCACGATCTCCGCCGTCAAATACGGCCAGCAAGTCGAGATCACCACCTTCCGCTCCGACACGTATGACGGGCAGTCCCGCAACCCGGCCGTCATGTTCGGCGACACCCTCGAGGGTGATCTCATTCGCCGCGACTTCCGCTGCAATGCGATGGCCGTCGAGTTGTCGCTTATCGACGGCGCGCTGGAGGGTCGTTTCCACGACCCCCTCGGCGGGCTCGATGATGTGATCAGTCACTGCCTGGACACCCCCGATGCCCCCGAAATCTCCTTCAACGACGATCCCCTGCGCATGCTGCGCGCCGCCCGCTTCGTCTCCCAGCTCGGGTTCGGGGTCACCGATCGGGTCCGTTCCGCCATGACTGACATGGCCGGGCAGATTGAGCGCATCACCGTCGAGCGGATCCAGGTGGAGCTGGACAAACTCATGCTCGGCGCCGCCCCCTGGGCCGGAATGAACCTGCTGGTCAACACCGGCATCGCGGGCTATGTCTTCCCGGAAATCCCCGCAATGCAGGCGATGCAAGATGAGCACCGCCAGCACAAGGACGTTTACGCCCACTCCATGCAGGTCCTCCGCCAGGCCATCGACCAGGAAGAAGACGGCCCGGATCTCGTGCTGCGTTGGGCGGCGTTGCTCCACGACAGCGGCAAGCCCGCCACTCGTTCCTTCGAGGACGGCCGTGTCTCCTTCCACCACCACGAGGTCGTCGGCTCCAAGCTGGTGCGCAAGCGTCTGCGCACCCTGAAATACCCCAAGCACGTCACCTCCGACATCAGCCAACTCGTCTACCTGCACATGCGCTTCCACGGCTTCGGCGAGGGCCAGTGGACCGATTCGGCCGTGCGCCGCTACGTCACCGACGCCGGCGAACTCCTCCCCCGCCTGCACAAACTCGTGCGCGCGGACTGCACCACCCGCAATCAGAAAAAGGCGGCCCGCCTGCAGCGCACCTACGATCACCTGGAAGAGCGCATCGCCGATATCGCCGCCAAGGAGGACCTCGCCCGCGTGCGACCGGACCTCGATGGCAACGAGATCATGGACCTCCTTTCCCTGCCTCCGGGGCCCGAGGTGGGTAAGGCGTGGGCATTCATGAAGGAGCTGCGCCTGGAGCGCGGGCCGTTGGAGCGCGAGGTTGCGATTGCAGAACTGCGCCAGTGGTGGGAAGCTGAACAGTCACATCGTGAGGAAGGACAATAG
- a CDS encoding NUDIX hydrolase produces the protein MTDIERGSDSHDPKRRRRRRRSRRRAQGAPEEGQKSQKAESSGSSGSSGTTGDEDKGRGRRKSGNRDGSGNRRRSASQRSNQRGNQRNAQQKRRSPANSRMVTRDETSAGGLVVSGLAEAVNDAGEVDLSRVYVALIGRLDRRGRLLWSMPKGHVEPGEDRRATAEREVWEETGVHGKTFADLGVIDYWFVSEGVRIHKTVHHHLLRFVDGGLNDEDPEVTEVSWIPVSELIEHLAYADERKLARTAHDLLPELAREEKAAGRATPR, from the coding sequence ATGACTGACATTGAGCGGGGATCGGATTCCCATGATCCGAAGCGTCGGCGCCGCCGCCGGCGTTCGCGTCGCCGTGCCCAAGGCGCCCCGGAGGAGGGGCAGAAGTCCCAGAAGGCTGAATCCTCGGGATCCTCGGGATCCTCAGGAACAACCGGCGACGAGGATAAAGGGCGCGGCCGCCGGAAGTCAGGCAACCGCGATGGCTCCGGCAACCGTCGGCGCTCGGCCTCGCAACGCTCCAACCAGCGCGGCAATCAGCGCAATGCGCAGCAGAAACGCCGCTCACCGGCCAATAGCCGGATGGTTACCCGCGATGAAACCTCCGCCGGTGGGCTCGTCGTGTCGGGCCTGGCAGAAGCCGTCAATGATGCCGGTGAGGTTGATCTCAGCCGGGTGTATGTCGCATTGATCGGGCGCCTGGATCGCCGCGGCCGCCTCCTGTGGTCCATGCCAAAGGGGCATGTGGAACCGGGGGAGGATCGCCGGGCGACGGCCGAGCGCGAGGTGTGGGAAGAAACCGGCGTGCACGGAAAAACCTTCGCTGACCTCGGTGTTATTGATTATTGGTTCGTCTCCGAGGGGGTGCGCATCCACAAGACGGTGCACCACCACCTGCTGCGGTTCGTCGATGGCGGCCTCAACGATGAGGACCCGGAAGTCACCGAGGTGTCGTGGATTCCCGTCTCCGAGCTCATTGAGCACCTGGCTTATGCCGACGAGCGCAAGCTCGCCCGCACCGCGCACGACCTTCTGCCTGAGTTGGCGCGGGAGGAGAAGGCCGCCGGAAGGGCGACCCCGAGGTGA
- a CDS encoding lipid II flippase MurJ gives MTTNENVPSPPVGQRARFSTPTPPAPVPDRRTGSGAAAARERDRSTLTAAPGAAGTGAVGESPLASAGAVLAVADDNDSGKVATDSEVVRAGGSMAVATLVSRITGFLRNLLIGAALGPAVASAFNSANTLPNLITEIVLGAVLTSLVVPVLIRAEKEDPDRGAAFFRRLFTLSASLLIVVTVLAVIAAPILTRIMLDDEGKVNVIQATSFAYLLLPQIFFYGIFALFMAVLNTKSIFKPGAWAPVANNVVSITVLVLYMTLPGFLNPHAPSGILDPHVMLLGAGTTLGVIIQSLIMLPYLKKAGVDLRPLWGIDHRLRQFGGMAMAIIVYVAISQVGYIVTMRIASEAHASAPNIYQQAWLLLQVPYGIIGVTLLTAIMPRLSRNAADGDDKAVVGDLNLASKLTFIALIPIVVFLTAFGPQIGMGLFAYRNFDGASATLIGLTLSFSAFTLIPYALVLLHLRVFYAREEAWTPTFIIAGITVTKIVLSLLAPTVATAPERVVVLLGAANGFGFITGAVIGALLLRRKLGHLGTRSLMRTTIWAAAASLVGVAVALLADYLLLFFAEPLFRPLGSVGFLLRMSIVGLIFLIVTGIALSFSRLPEVQNLGRVLGRIPGLSRIIRPDTSREIQVEEPSVGEMSSQLMAMDPFNASPVPPPMSAGVVRGPRLVPGAPVSDGRFRLLADHGSVPGARFWQAKELATGREVALSFVDTTGSAPMAPTSSAAAAGIASEVSRRTRKVAGPDVEALAYRAGCLIVADWVPGSSLKAVAESDDRLDPQAVALALAPLVESAARAHESNSPLGLDNRARIRISTDGTAVLAFPAVLPGASIDRDRQSIASALALLAASSTGLDHLVAAARAENADMHDLARELRAFAGVEDADDGAERAEEVLVVAEDSVPKPSAQPGFGSKAYSGRMTTLIALLAIGAVVLVATLTTYVASIFGKDNVEAPVTSDSLQRSSDAAPTALPIILNPSGTSAPEVTDDDPDTGWTPAAFPSGVTIDVGEQFSLRNVLVQATNPGASFEIYSISDATSLTPGDAPRLAQGTLHAGTTTIGLSQPVEVTAVLLWITEPAADGAATTIAEVDLVGTR, from the coding sequence GTGACTACCAACGAGAATGTCCCTTCTCCCCCTGTCGGACAGCGTGCGCGCTTTTCCACGCCGACCCCTCCCGCCCCGGTCCCGGACCGGCGCACCGGTTCCGGTGCTGCGGCTGCACGGGAGCGGGACCGTTCGACGCTGACCGCCGCGCCGGGTGCGGCGGGTACTGGGGCGGTGGGGGAATCTCCGCTCGCCTCGGCGGGTGCCGTGCTGGCGGTCGCTGATGACAATGACTCGGGAAAGGTCGCGACGGATTCAGAGGTGGTCCGCGCCGGCGGTTCCATGGCGGTGGCCACGCTCGTCTCCCGTATCACCGGTTTCCTGCGCAACCTCCTCATTGGTGCGGCGCTCGGCCCCGCGGTGGCGTCGGCGTTCAACTCGGCGAACACGCTGCCCAACCTCATCACGGAGATCGTCCTTGGCGCCGTGCTCACCTCGCTGGTGGTGCCCGTGCTCATCCGCGCGGAAAAGGAAGACCCCGATAGGGGAGCGGCGTTCTTCCGGCGCCTGTTCACCCTGTCCGCCTCGCTGCTCATCGTGGTGACGGTGCTGGCCGTGATCGCCGCGCCGATTCTCACGCGCATCATGCTCGATGACGAGGGCAAGGTCAACGTCATCCAGGCCACCTCATTTGCCTATCTACTGCTGCCGCAGATCTTCTTCTACGGCATCTTTGCGCTGTTCATGGCGGTGCTCAACACCAAGTCCATCTTCAAACCTGGTGCCTGGGCGCCGGTGGCCAACAACGTCGTCTCCATCACGGTCCTCGTGCTGTACATGACGCTGCCGGGCTTCCTCAATCCCCACGCCCCCTCCGGCATCCTCGACCCGCACGTCATGCTGCTCGGCGCGGGCACCACCCTGGGCGTGATCATCCAGTCGCTCATCATGCTGCCGTACTTGAAGAAGGCGGGCGTGGACCTGCGGCCCCTGTGGGGGATCGACCACCGGCTGCGCCAATTCGGCGGCATGGCCATGGCCATCATCGTGTACGTGGCCATCTCGCAGGTTGGCTACATCGTCACCATGCGTATCGCCTCCGAGGCCCATGCCTCCGCGCCGAACATTTACCAGCAGGCCTGGCTGTTGCTGCAGGTGCCCTACGGCATCATCGGCGTCACCCTGCTCACCGCGATCATGCCCCGCCTGTCCCGTAACGCCGCGGACGGCGACGACAAGGCCGTGGTCGGCGACCTCAACCTGGCTTCCAAGCTGACGTTCATCGCGCTCATCCCCATCGTCGTCTTCCTCACGGCGTTTGGGCCCCAGATCGGCATGGGCCTGTTTGCCTACCGCAACTTCGACGGCGCCTCGGCCACGCTCATCGGCCTGACGTTGAGCTTCTCCGCGTTCACGCTCATCCCTTACGCCCTCGTGCTACTTCACCTGCGCGTGTTCTACGCCCGCGAGGAAGCCTGGACCCCGACCTTCATCATCGCCGGCATCACGGTGACCAAGATCGTCCTCTCACTGCTGGCACCGACGGTGGCCACCGCCCCCGAGCGCGTCGTCGTCCTCCTCGGTGCCGCCAACGGCTTCGGCTTCATCACCGGCGCCGTCATCGGCGCGCTGCTGTTGCGCCGCAAGCTCGGCCACCTGGGCACCCGATCGCTCATGCGCACGACGATCTGGGCAGCGGCCGCCTCGCTCGTCGGCGTCGCCGTGGCCTTGCTGGCTGATTACCTGCTGCTGTTCTTCGCCGAGCCACTGTTCCGCCCCTTAGGGTCCGTTGGCTTCCTGCTGCGGATGTCCATCGTCGGCCTCATCTTCCTCATTGTCACCGGAATCGCCCTATCGTTCTCCCGCCTCCCCGAGGTGCAAAACCTCGGCCGCGTGCTCGGCCGGATCCCCGGCCTGTCCCGCATCATCCGCCCCGACACCTCCCGCGAGATCCAGGTGGAAGAGCCCAGCGTTGGCGAGATGTCCAGCCAGCTCATGGCGATGGACCCCTTCAATGCCTCCCCGGTGCCGCCGCCCATGTCCGCCGGTGTCGTCCGCGGCCCGCGCCTGGTCCCCGGCGCGCCGGTGTCCGACGGCCGCTTCCGCCTCCTCGCCGATCACGGTTCCGTGCCGGGCGCGCGCTTCTGGCAGGCGAAGGAGCTCGCCACCGGCCGCGAGGTCGCCCTGAGCTTCGTCGACACCACCGGCAGCGCGCCGATGGCCCCGACCTCCTCCGCGGCGGCCGCGGGCATCGCCTCTGAGGTCTCCCGCCGCACCCGCAAGGTCGCCGGGCCGGACGTCGAGGCTCTGGCGTACCGCGCCGGCTGCCTCATCGTCGCCGACTGGGTGCCTGGCTCCTCCCTCAAGGCCGTCGCCGAGTCCGACGATCGCCTCGATCCCCAGGCCGTGGCACTGGCTCTCGCCCCGCTGGTCGAGTCCGCCGCCCGCGCCCACGAGTCCAACTCACCGTTGGGCCTGGACAACCGCGCCCGCATCCGCATCTCTACCGACGGCACCGCGGTGCTTGCCTTCCCGGCAGTGCTGCCGGGTGCCTCCATCGACCGGGACCGCCAATCCATTGCCTCCGCGCTGGCCCTCCTCGCCGCCTCGAGCACCGGGCTTGATCACTTGGTCGCCGCGGCGCGCGCAGAGAATGCGGACATGCACGATCTCGCGCGTGAACTCCGAGCTTTCGCCGGGGTGGAAGACGCCGATGACGGGGCCGAGCGGGCCGAGGAAGTCCTTGTCGTTGCCGAGGACTCCGTTCCCAAGCCCTCCGCCCAGCCCGGCTTCGGGTCCAAGGCCTATTCGGGCCGGATGACCACCCTCATCGCCCTGCTCGCCATCGGTGCGGTGGTCTTGGTGGCCACCCTCACCACGTACGTCGCGTCGATCTTTGGCAAGGACAACGTCGAAGCCCCGGTCACTAGCGATTCCCTACAGCGCTCCAGCGACGCCGCCCCGACGGCCCTACCCATCATCCTCAACCCCTCCGGGACGAGCGCGCCCGAGGTCACCGATGATGATCCCGACACCGGCTGGACACCCGCCGCCTTCCCCTCCGGCGTCACTATCGACGTCGGCGAGCAGTTCTCCCTGCGAAACGTCCTGGTCCAGGCCACCAACCCCGGTGCGTCGTTCGAGATTTACTCCATCAGTGATGCCACCAGCCTCACGCCTGGCGACGCCCCGCGCCTCGCTCAGGGCACCCTCCACGCCGGCACCACAACGATCGGGCTCTCACAGCCCGTCGAAGTCACCGCCGTGTTGCTGTGGATCACCGAGCCGGCTGCCGATGGCGCCGCCACCACCATCGCCGAGGTGGATCTGGTGGGTACTCGCTAG
- a CDS encoding sigma-70 family RNA polymerase sigma factor, whose protein sequence is MMNQPDGALIDAYIAGDMRAFSKIVEKHRARLLWVARKYGHNEEDANDILQEAFLRASRKLHTYRHEASLSTWLHRLVMNTGWDFRNHRNQVELAVLDSETVPHEINLKLAVDPIHHKETLLHLQEGLAKLCPNQREALWLIDVAGYSIAHVAQQEGVQPGTIKSRRARARQALRENMGESVAPE, encoded by the coding sequence ATGATGAACCAACCAGACGGGGCTCTCATAGATGCCTACATCGCCGGGGATATGCGGGCCTTTAGCAAGATCGTGGAAAAGCACCGCGCCCGACTCCTCTGGGTCGCCCGCAAATACGGCCACAACGAGGAAGACGCCAACGACATCCTCCAGGAGGCCTTCCTGCGTGCCAGCCGAAAACTGCACACCTACCGCCACGAAGCGAGTCTGAGTACCTGGTTACACCGGCTGGTCATGAACACTGGCTGGGACTTCCGTAACCACCGCAACCAGGTCGAACTCGCCGTCTTGGACTCCGAGACCGTCCCGCACGAGATAAACCTCAAGCTCGCCGTCGACCCCATCCACCACAAAGAAACCCTCCTGCACCTGCAGGAGGGTTTAGCTAAGCTCTGCCCGAACCAGCGCGAGGCCCTTTGGCTTATCGACGTCGCCGGGTATTCCATCGCCCACGTCGCCCAGCAGGAGGGGGTCCAGCCGGGCACCATCAAGTCGCGCCGCGCTCGCGCGCGGCAGGCGCTGAGGGAAAACATGGGGGAGAGTGTGGCGCCGGAATGA
- the trxB gene encoding thioredoxin-disulfide reductase, producing MTAVDTIHDVAIIGSGPAGYTAALYAARAELKPIVFEGYEYGGSLMTTTEVENYPGFEKGIMGPDLMVEMRSQAERFGADLRMELVDSVELDGEIKKIHVGDEVFQARTVILATGAAPRLLGVPGESELMGRGVSSCATCDGFFFKGAEIAVVGGGDSAMEEATFLTKFADKVTIIHRREGFRASPIMLDRAKQNDKIEFALNKVVDRVIEGTGDQAGKVAGLILRDTVTGEVSELPVSAMFVAIGHDPRSGFLNGQVDLNAGGYVQVAEPSTHTNLAGVFAAGDLVDDHYQQAITAAGSGCRAALDAQHYLENL from the coding sequence ATGACCGCTGTAGACACCATCCACGATGTGGCGATCATCGGTTCAGGACCCGCCGGTTACACCGCGGCGTTGTACGCCGCCCGCGCGGAGCTCAAGCCCATCGTTTTTGAAGGCTACGAGTACGGCGGATCGTTGATGACCACCACCGAGGTGGAGAATTACCCCGGCTTTGAGAAGGGCATTATGGGCCCGGACCTCATGGTGGAGATGCGTTCCCAGGCCGAGCGATTCGGCGCCGATCTGCGCATGGAGCTGGTCGACTCGGTGGAGCTCGACGGGGAGATTAAGAAGATCCACGTGGGCGATGAGGTTTTCCAGGCCCGCACGGTCATTCTCGCCACGGGTGCCGCCCCTCGCTTGCTCGGCGTGCCCGGCGAATCAGAGCTCATGGGACGTGGTGTTTCTAGCTGTGCCACCTGTGACGGGTTCTTCTTCAAGGGCGCTGAGATCGCCGTGGTCGGTGGTGGCGACTCCGCTATGGAGGAAGCTACCTTCCTCACCAAGTTCGCGGACAAGGTGACCATCATTCACCGCCGCGAGGGTTTCCGTGCCTCGCCGATCATGCTGGACCGCGCGAAGCAGAACGACAAGATCGAGTTCGCGTTGAACAAGGTCGTCGACCGCGTCATCGAGGGCACCGGCGATCAGGCGGGCAAGGTCGCGGGCCTCATCCTGCGGGACACCGTCACCGGAGAGGTCTCCGAGCTGCCTGTGTCGGCCATGTTCGTCGCCATTGGCCACGATCCGCGCTCGGGCTTCCTTAACGGCCAGGTGGACCTCAACGCCGGCGGGTACGTCCAGGTTGCGGAGCCCTCCACTCACACGAACCTCGCTGGCGTCTTCGCTGCGGGCGACTTGGTCGATGATCATTACCAGCAGGCCATCACCGCTGCCGGCTCCGGCTGCCGCGCGGCTCTGGATGCCCAGCACTACCTCGAAAACCTCTAA
- the trxA gene encoding thioredoxin — MSNVIDVTQATFKDVVIDSDKTVIVDFWADWCGPCKKLSPIIEEIADEMGDKVTVAKVDVSAERTLGAMFQVMSIPAVMFFKNGEKVDEFVGLQPKSAIVAKLESHL, encoded by the coding sequence GTGAGCAACGTCATTGACGTCACCCAGGCCACATTCAAAGATGTCGTCATCGATTCGGACAAGACGGTCATCGTCGACTTCTGGGCGGATTGGTGCGGGCCCTGCAAAAAGCTGAGCCCGATCATTGAAGAGATCGCAGATGAGATGGGAGATAAGGTCACCGTGGCCAAGGTGGATGTCTCCGCCGAACGGACCCTCGGGGCCATGTTCCAGGTCATGTCGATCCCGGCTGTCATGTTCTTCAAGAACGGCGAGAAGGTCGATGAGTTCGTTGGCCTGCAGCCGAAGTCCGCGATCGTGGCGAAGCTGGAATCTCATCTCTGA
- a CDS encoding N-acetylmuramoyl-L-alanine amidase encodes MTKILRVGDRSPRVAEARSTLARLGLLPGFEDALTDWKSQKFDEEDKLFNEELSVILKAFQQSRGIIPSGAIDETTLRELRQASYKLGARVLSFQPGNELVGDDVSQLQNQLQELGFYAHRIDGHFGKATYEALVNFQLNSGLQDDGVCGPDTIRALKLLGRRITGGSPQAIRERENVRSAGPKLAGKRVVIDPAFGGSDQGRSVMGLYGEITEEEILWDLASRLEGRMVAAGMETIISRPRMDNPSSKTRAEIANAFGADLMISLQCDSYPNEKASGVATFYFGSDHGDSSLTGETLSGYVQREIVARTELQSCGIHARTWELLRLTQMPTVELVAGYLSNPDDVAKLTNPAIRDNIAEAIVVAVKRLYLLDQDDQPTGTFKFAELLKAENL; translated from the coding sequence GTGACGAAGATTCTACGTGTCGGGGATCGTAGCCCTCGGGTTGCAGAGGCTCGTTCGACGCTCGCTCGTCTCGGATTGCTCCCCGGTTTTGAGGACGCCCTCACCGACTGGAAGTCCCAGAAGTTCGATGAGGAAGACAAGCTTTTCAACGAGGAGCTTTCGGTCATCCTCAAGGCCTTCCAGCAGTCCCGCGGCATCATTCCCTCCGGCGCCATCGATGAGACGACGCTGCGGGAGCTGCGCCAGGCCTCTTACAAGCTCGGCGCCCGCGTGTTGTCTTTCCAACCGGGCAATGAGCTGGTCGGCGATGATGTCTCCCAGCTGCAGAACCAGCTGCAGGAGCTGGGTTTTTATGCCCATCGCATCGACGGGCACTTCGGTAAGGCCACCTATGAGGCGTTGGTGAATTTCCAGCTCAACTCAGGACTCCAGGACGATGGGGTCTGCGGTCCCGACACGATCCGCGCCCTCAAGCTGCTGGGTCGTCGCATCACGGGTGGTTCCCCGCAGGCGATTCGGGAGCGGGAAAACGTCCGTAGTGCTGGCCCGAAGCTGGCTGGCAAGCGCGTGGTCATTGACCCGGCATTTGGTGGTTCTGACCAGGGCCGCAGCGTGATGGGTCTCTATGGTGAGATCACCGAGGAGGAGATCCTGTGGGATCTGGCCTCCCGCCTCGAGGGCCGCATGGTCGCCGCGGGCATGGAAACCATCATTTCCCGCCCCCGCATGGACAACCCCTCCTCCAAGACCCGGGCGGAGATCGCCAATGCCTTCGGCGCGGATCTCATGATCAGCCTGCAGTGCGATTCTTATCCCAACGAGAAGGCCTCCGGCGTGGCCACCTTCTACTTCGGTTCGGATCATGGCGATAGCTCGCTGACGGGTGAGACCCTCTCGGGCTATGTCCAGCGGGAGATCGTGGCTCGTACGGAGCTGCAAAGCTGCGGCATCCACGCCCGCACGTGGGAGTTGCTGCGCTTGACGCAGATGCCCACGGTGGAGCTGGTGGCGGGCTACCTCTCTAACCCCGACGACGTCGCCAAGCTCACGAATCCTGCTATCCGGGACAATATTGCGGAGGCCATTGTCGTGGCCGTGAAGCGGCTCTACCTGCTAGATCAAGATGATCAGCCGACCGGAACGTTCAAGTTCGCCGAGCTGCTCAAGGCGGAAAACCTCTAG
- a CDS encoding ParB/RepB/Spo0J family partition protein: MTDSQAKKLPKGAPKIMQEPRKGGLGRGLAALIPSGPTSGSPRLGDGAADVILGGTKGARQASTAGPAKREASAGVDKGVDKGVEKGADKHVAPAAGIGATYREIPLGEIVPNPQQPRQVFDEEALAELVHSIREFGLMQPIVVRRAADDSTYEIIMGERRWRASSKAGLSTIPAIVRETDDGDMLRDALLENIHRVQLNPLEEASAYQQLLEEFGVTQTELADRLGRSRPVITNTLRLLTLPVAVQRRVAAGVLSSGHARAIAGVKLGDDTAAAQDHLAERVVAEGMSVRATEEAVTLLNRNGAPAEKKQAAPIAQPEAFLRAADRLADEWDTKVTVTMGRRKGKMVVEFGDPEDFERILALIEGQG; encoded by the coding sequence ATGACCGATTCGCAGGCAAAAAAGCTGCCCAAGGGTGCCCCCAAGATCATGCAGGAACCCCGCAAGGGTGGCCTGGGTCGTGGACTTGCCGCCCTCATTCCTTCCGGCCCGACGTCCGGCTCGCCCCGCCTGGGTGACGGTGCTGCGGACGTCATCCTCGGCGGCACCAAAGGTGCCCGCCAGGCCAGCACTGCGGGACCGGCTAAGCGCGAGGCAAGCGCGGGCGTCGATAAGGGCGTCGATAAGGGCGTCGAAAAGGGCGCAGACAAGCACGTAGCACCGGCAGCCGGTATCGGCGCGACTTATCGCGAGATCCCCCTCGGGGAGATTGTGCCCAACCCGCAGCAGCCTCGCCAGGTGTTCGATGAGGAGGCGCTGGCCGAGCTGGTCCATTCGATTCGTGAGTTCGGGCTCATGCAGCCGATCGTTGTGCGGCGGGCGGCGGATGACTCCACCTACGAGATCATCATGGGCGAGCGCCGGTGGAGGGCGTCGTCGAAGGCCGGGCTGAGTACCATCCCGGCGATCGTCCGGGAGACCGATGACGGCGACATGCTGCGCGATGCGCTCCTGGAGAACATTCACCGGGTGCAGCTCAACCCGCTGGAAGAGGCGTCGGCCTACCAGCAGCTGTTGGAGGAGTTTGGCGTCACCCAGACCGAGCTGGCGGACCGCTTGGGCCGTTCCCGCCCGGTGATCACCAATACGTTGCGTTTGCTCACCTTGCCGGTGGCGGTGCAGCGGCGGGTGGCGGCTGGGGTGTTGTCCTCGGGTCACGCTCGGGCGATCGCCGGCGTCAAGCTCGGTGACGATACCGCCGCCGCGCAGGATCACCTCGCGGAGCGCGTTGTCGCCGAGGGCATGAGTGTGCGCGCGACGGAAGAGGCTGTCACGCTGCTCAATCGCAATGGGGCACCGGCGGAAAAGAAGCAGGCCGCGCCGATCGCGCAGCCGGAAGCTTTCCTTCGCGCCGCCGACCGCCTCGCCGATGAGTGGGACACCAAAGTCACCGTCACCATGGGCCGCCGCAAGGGCAAGATGGTCGTCGAGTTCGGTGACCCGGAGGACTTTGAGCGGATCCTCGCGCTCATCGAGGGTCAGGGATAG